A genomic window from Nematostella vectensis chromosome 9, jaNemVect1.1, whole genome shotgun sequence includes:
- the LOC5517224 gene encoding BRCA2-interacting transcriptional repressor EMSY isoform X2 codes for MTQNACADEGSANPRWRTSERLGAFCVGKSFTTKFLLLRLFNHGKVMCSKKMEVSRDEAKRILRRLELEAYSSIVSVFRAQGDLSRDKKKILTDLGLQLSISTERHRAEIRRAYSDDRLGAVADCIYGPSTCAEWAAEGRRLVPLMPRLVPQTVLTATAMAAANSAAALNAKVLPATSQASSVSVSNGLAGPSTSVSPGAAKAMALKLPTNPPDSQMDGDTEGEESKARKRRRLSQTLPNAKPVQKIIVTTATPTLNKPNMKTTGTSVSTMTKGNKPGTGVIMRPPPKVSLPASASQVKLLTKTVAISQTVCQSKSMLNYKTVSATSPAAVKVQTVMSNTAPKTQGKVGITPGPSQTKTFMVPKTHVSTSPGKPAVGLTLPKTGITTAQLLAKQRGKQAARFKPLPGTVKFKSVTPVTMGTASTVTMVSPSPGPHVTPVTTPSAAAPVSSNQPVVKIIQVPGSAGLSISKPVVVMTAGPSKPSVPGVLSTNVTSKFGQPVVQPGVSLKVASSLTPATTAVPPLIALATQPTKPAATAPQLPSTALKTVVVTTAVVEGSKKVVLTVPAPVLPLQGKPAGGAQLPSEPICQGLSKVVVTLAASSPTKILPGKSETAPVGAKKVYPPLECTEPSSVLQASITPKPATAPTTTTQVRSRPLPTILPAPPKHTSNPPLTTITTGGTRRLTQILPAPSKVTLPASTVVLPVKTLSSPVVTTAVASAASLKPSKPIVVTTAVAALPTPETSVAVSIPNAAPLLMPQPSKDVHLVKETVKEVKGKSLEDVARSAVQTQVESQGSKAQSSTEKRGEKTLSKVGNIDAVLSEEDGIDLMCSETLDTPITQNQSPPFQEDLLISTKPPFEPTASVVSTTGSRVLNQRSAAHGEDTKAFANPLNHNKNHSPKVIVQTLCDSESSKHPLAQCSADSLQNSDEETFKDNKDLNEGSKLEENIGISGEIKNDLTEDTDNAPDLSVVSSFLQSFGTEQFQKVTTPETEKQGNNPNISTFGFHNLFEENDAAVKDDNILEMNRESQESLESQESLRITSSSSSELGDIPFALDPNTSSSEHSLEASQELHTQAADTLEVNVADDELTERERLALEAIANVRTSGRKRKAPMPLNVSPPRQSSGWVRGALSLLQKVCGYRGIGRRKGDVSAASWFLRPVDPNDAPGYYKVIRTPMDFGTVKHKLESGMYDDYSAFHDDMMLVKNNCFCYNPQGHDVRNDCDEVFRFYEIEYAKMLERWEKCHVSPAKKPRPLTKQQDIAGTSL; via the exons ATGACACAGAACGCATGCGCAGATGAAGGGTCagcaaatccaagatggcggacgagcGAGCGTTTGGGGGCATTCTGTGTTGGAAAGTCCTTTACAACTAAATTTCTGCTTCTTCGA CTGTTTAACCATGGAAAGGTAATGTGTTCCAAGAAGATGGAAGTCAGTCGAGATGAGGCAAAGCGCATTCTTAGGAGACTTG AGCTTGAAGCTTACTCCTCTATAGTAAGTGTGTTCCGGGCACAAGGGGATCTTAGCAG AGACAAGAAGAAGATATTGACTGATTTGGGATTGCAACTTAG CATTTCAACTGAACGCCATAGAGCTGAGATAAGAAGAGCTTATAGCGATGATAGACTAGGAGCCGTAGCTGACTG TATTTATGGGCCCAGTACGTGTGCTGAGTGGGCCGCTGAGGGGCGTAGGCTTGTGCCTCTCATGCCACGCCTTGTACCACAAACTGTCCTTACTGCTACAGCAATGGCAGCAGCTAACTCTGCTGCTGCTCTCAATGCCAAGGTTCTACCAGCAACCTCTCAAG CAAGTTCTGTTAGTGTTTCTAATGGTCTTGCTGGACCAAGCACCAGTGTTTCCCCTGGTGCAGCCAAAGCAATGGCGCTCAAGCTTCCAACTAACCCACCCGACTCCCAAATGGATGGAGATACAGAGGGAGAGGAGAGTAAGGCCCGGAAAAGGCGGCGTCTCAGTCAAACCCTACCTAATGCCAAGCCAGTCCAGAAAATTATTGTGACAACGGCAACACCAACCCTTAACAAACCAAACATGAAAACAACCGGAACTTCTGTGAGTACCATGACCAAAGGGAACAAGCCAGGAACTGGTGTCATCATGAGACCCCCACCTAAGGTGTCGCTGCCTGCGTCGGCATCACAAGTCAAGCTTCTGACCAAGACTGTCGCTATCTCGCAAACAGTGTGCCAATCAAAAAGCATGCTCAACTACAAGACTGTGTCTGCGACAAGCCCTGCTGCCGTCAAGGTGCAAACGGTCATGAGTAACACTGCACCCAAAACCCAGGGAAAGGTGGGCATTACACCAGGTCCATCCCAAACAAAGACATTCATGGTTCCTAAAACTCATGTATCAACCAGCCCTGGTAAACCTGCAGTAGGGCTGACGCTACCCAAGACTGGCATTACCACTGCACAACTATTAGCCAAACAGAGAGGCAAGCAAGCAGCCCGTTTCAAGCCCCTCCCAGGAACTGTCAAATTCAAGTCTGTCACACCAGTTACCATGGGAACAGCATCTACTGTTACTATGGTTTCTCCTAGTCCTGGACCCCATGTCACTCCAG TGACAACACCATCTGCGGCGGCACCAGTCAGTAGCAACCAGCCGGTGGTAAAGATCATTCAGGTCCCTGGGTCTGCTGGTCTCTCCATCTCCAAACCAGTGGTTGTGATGACTGCCGGACCAAGCAAGCCTTCAGTACCTGGTGTGCTATCTACCAATGTCACATCTAAGTTTGGTCAGCCTGTGGTTCAGCCAGGG GTTTCTCTAAAAGTGGCTTCCAGCTTGACACCAGCAACAACTGCTGTACCTCCTCTTATTGCCCTGGCTACACAACCAACCAAGCCTGCTGCAACAGCGCCGCAGCTACCATCCACAGCACTCAAGACAGTTGTTGTGACAACTGCAGTTGTTGAAGGGAGCAAGAAGGTTGTTCTCACAGTGCCAGCCCCTGTGCTACCATTGCAAGGGAAACCTGCTGGTGGCGCACAGCTGCCTAGTGAGCCTATATGTCAAG GTCTAAGTAAAGTTGTCGTAACATTAGCAGCTTCTTCCCCTACCAAGATCCTGCCAGGCAAGTCCGAGACAGCACCTGTTGGTGCCAAGAAGGTGTATCCACCTCTGGAATGCACTGAGCCTAGCTCAGTACTTCAAGCTTCTATAACACCTAAACCAGCAACTGCTCCTACTACTACCACACAAGTGAGGTCCCGGCCACTGCCGACAATCCTTCCTGCCCCACCAAAGCACACTTCAAACCCACCTCTTACAACTATTACTACAGGAGGAACTCGTAGACTCACACAGATCCTTCCAGCTCCGTCTAAAGTCACCCTGCCAGCCTCAACTGTTGTGCTGCCAGTTAAAACTTTGTCATCGCCAGTTGTGACAACAGCAGTTGCTTCAGCTGCCTCATTGAAGCCTTCCAAGCCCATTGTGGTGACAACAGCAGTAGCAGCTCTTCCAACGCCTGAGACATCTGTGGCGGTGTCTATTCCAAATGCAGCTCCTCTGCTTATGCCACAGCCCAGTAAAGATGTACATCTGGTAAAAGAAACAGTAAAAGAGGTGAAGGGCAAATCACTTGAAGATGTGGCTAGAAGTGCAGTGCAAACACAGGTTGAAAGCCAAGGATCAAAAGCACAAAGTTCCACAGAGAAAAGAGGGGAGAAGACACTGTCAAAAGTGGGTAACATAGACGCAGTGTTATCTGAAGAAGATGGCATAGATTTGATGTGCTCAGAAACACTTGATACCCCAATCACACAAAATCAATCACCCCCCTTTCAGGAAGACCTCTTGATCAGTACAAAGCCTCCTTTTGAGCCAACTGCCTCTGTTGTTTCTACCACTGGTAGTAGGGTTTTGAATCAGAGGAGTGCCGCACATGGGGAAGACACCAAAGCATTTGCTAACCCATTAAATCACAACAAGAATCATTCCCCAAAGGTTATAGTGCAAACACTTTGTGACTCAGAATCTTCCAAACACCCTTTAGCACAATGTTCAGCAGACAGCCTTCAAAATTCTGATGAAGAGACTTTCAAGGATAATAAAGATTTAAATGAAGGATCTAAATTGGAAGAAAACATTGGCATCTCGGGAGAAATAAAGAATGATTTAACTGAGGATACAGATAATGCTCCAGACCTCTCAGTTGTAAGTTCATTTTTGCAATCCTTTGGCACGGAACAATTTCAAAAGGTTACAACACCTGAAACAGAAAAACAAGGTAATAACCCAAATATCAGCACATTTGGATTCCATAACTTATTTGAGGAGAATGATGCAGCTGTAAAGGATGATAACATTCTGGAGATGAACAGAGAGTCACAAGAAAGTCTGGAGTCACAGGAAAGTCTAAGGATAACCAGCTCAAGTAGTTCTGAGCTGGGAGATATACCCTTTGCACTAGATCCAAACACCTCTAGCAGTGAACACAGCTTAGAAGCTTCTCAAGAACTTCATACACAAGCGGCAGATACTTTGGAAGTCAATGTTGCAGATGATGAGTTGACTGAGAGGGAGCGGCTTGCCCTTGAGGCGATAGCCAATGTCAGGACAAGTGGAAGAAAGCGGAAGGCGCCCATGCCACTAAATGTTTCGCCACCCAGACAGAGCTCTGGTTGGGTGCGGGGGGCGTTAAG TCTCCTACAGAAGGTGTGTGGATACCGGGGCATTGGCAGGAGAAAAGGAGATGTTAGTGCAGCATCATGGTTCCTCAGACCAG TTGACCCCAATGATGCGCCAGGGTACTACAAAGTTATACGGACACCAATGGACTTTGGGACCGTCAAGCACAAGCTAGAG TCGGGCATGTATGACGACTATAGTGCTTTCCATGATGATATGATGCTGGTGAAGAACAACTGTTTCTGCTACAACCCTCAAGGACATGATGTCAGAAAC GACTGTGATGAGGTGTTCAGATTTTATGAGATTGAGTATGCCAAGATGTTGGAGAGATGGGAAAAG TGCCATGTATCACCAGCCAAGAAGCCACGCCCACTAACCAAGCAACAAGATATTGCTGGCACGAGCTTGTAG
- the LOC5517240 gene encoding sperm axonemal maintenance protein CFAP97D1, whose protein sequence is MHRAYQPITPANNKLLKQRWDMSRYDTHRRKVRSAAAVIDNKAPQTYMHLHLKLKKLQVEEERNATIERDNRILLEKMSYTMRTKGRVDNRNDYEHKSLNKTKRQRELLRVTHENQAILKRIASKEPHYNHLQWEDEWQINETYMDNIAKYPKDWYKQMTRKHRSRTQSEPARTTTSENENSTGTKEEPAPEEETAEVPPTEEPEAEAEL, encoded by the exons ATGCATCGGGCCTATCAACCAATTACCCCTGCTAACAACAAGCTTTTGAAGCAAAGATGGGACATGAGCCGATATGATACACACAGAAGAAAG GTTCGATCGGCTGCAGCAGTGATAGATAATAAAGCCCCACAGACTTACATGCATCTTCACCTGAAGCTGAAGAAACTGCAG GTTGAGGAAGAGCGAAATGCAACAATTGAAAGAGATAACCGTATCCTTCTTGAGAAGATGTCTTACACAATGCGAACTAAGGGAAGAGTAGACAACAGGAATGACTATGAACACAAAAGTCTAAATAAAACCAAGAGGCAAAGAGAGCTGCTCAGAGTCACCCACGAAAATCAG GCAATATTGAAAAGAATAGCTTCTAAAGAACCACATTACAACCATCTGCAATGG GAGGATGAGTGGCAGATCAACGAGACTTACATGGATAACATTGCCAAGTACCCCAAGGACTGGTACAAACAAATGACCCGGAAACACAGGTCACGAACCCAGTCAGAACCAGCCAGGACAACCACAAGTGAGAATGAGAACTCAACTGGAACTAAGGAGGAACCTGCACCAGAAGAAGAGACAGCCGAAGTCCCGCCTACTGAGGAGCCAGAGGCCGAAGCCGAGTTATGA
- the LOC5517224 gene encoding BRCA2-interacting transcriptional repressor EMSY isoform X1 — protein MTQNACADEGSANPRWRTSERLGAFCVGKSFTTKFLLLRLFNHGKVMCSKKMEVSRDEAKRILRRLELEAYSSIVSVFRAQGDLSRDKKKILTDLGLQLSISTERHRAEIRRAYSDDRLGAVADCIYGPSTCAEWAAEGRRLVPLMPRLVPQTVLTATAMAAANSAAALNAKVLPATSQAASSVSVSNGLAGPSTSVSPGAAKAMALKLPTNPPDSQMDGDTEGEESKARKRRRLSQTLPNAKPVQKIIVTTATPTLNKPNMKTTGTSVSTMTKGNKPGTGVIMRPPPKVSLPASASQVKLLTKTVAISQTVCQSKSMLNYKTVSATSPAAVKVQTVMSNTAPKTQGKVGITPGPSQTKTFMVPKTHVSTSPGKPAVGLTLPKTGITTAQLLAKQRGKQAARFKPLPGTVKFKSVTPVTMGTASTVTMVSPSPGPHVTPVTTPSAAAPVSSNQPVVKIIQVPGSAGLSISKPVVVMTAGPSKPSVPGVLSTNVTSKFGQPVVQPGVSLKVASSLTPATTAVPPLIALATQPTKPAATAPQLPSTALKTVVVTTAVVEGSKKVVLTVPAPVLPLQGKPAGGAQLPSEPICQGLSKVVVTLAASSPTKILPGKSETAPVGAKKVYPPLECTEPSSVLQASITPKPATAPTTTTQVRSRPLPTILPAPPKHTSNPPLTTITTGGTRRLTQILPAPSKVTLPASTVVLPVKTLSSPVVTTAVASAASLKPSKPIVVTTAVAALPTPETSVAVSIPNAAPLLMPQPSKDVHLVKETVKEVKGKSLEDVARSAVQTQVESQGSKAQSSTEKRGEKTLSKVGNIDAVLSEEDGIDLMCSETLDTPITQNQSPPFQEDLLISTKPPFEPTASVVSTTGSRVLNQRSAAHGEDTKAFANPLNHNKNHSPKVIVQTLCDSESSKHPLAQCSADSLQNSDEETFKDNKDLNEGSKLEENIGISGEIKNDLTEDTDNAPDLSVVSSFLQSFGTEQFQKVTTPETEKQGNNPNISTFGFHNLFEENDAAVKDDNILEMNRESQESLESQESLRITSSSSSELGDIPFALDPNTSSSEHSLEASQELHTQAADTLEVNVADDELTERERLALEAIANVRTSGRKRKAPMPLNVSPPRQSSGWVRGALSLLQKVCGYRGIGRRKGDVSAASWFLRPVDPNDAPGYYKVIRTPMDFGTVKHKLESGMYDDYSAFHDDMMLVKNNCFCYNPQGHDVRNDCDEVFRFYEIEYAKMLERWEKCHVSPAKKPRPLTKQQDIAGTSL, from the exons ATGACACAGAACGCATGCGCAGATGAAGGGTCagcaaatccaagatggcggacgagcGAGCGTTTGGGGGCATTCTGTGTTGGAAAGTCCTTTACAACTAAATTTCTGCTTCTTCGA CTGTTTAACCATGGAAAGGTAATGTGTTCCAAGAAGATGGAAGTCAGTCGAGATGAGGCAAAGCGCATTCTTAGGAGACTTG AGCTTGAAGCTTACTCCTCTATAGTAAGTGTGTTCCGGGCACAAGGGGATCTTAGCAG AGACAAGAAGAAGATATTGACTGATTTGGGATTGCAACTTAG CATTTCAACTGAACGCCATAGAGCTGAGATAAGAAGAGCTTATAGCGATGATAGACTAGGAGCCGTAGCTGACTG TATTTATGGGCCCAGTACGTGTGCTGAGTGGGCCGCTGAGGGGCGTAGGCTTGTGCCTCTCATGCCACGCCTTGTACCACAAACTGTCCTTACTGCTACAGCAATGGCAGCAGCTAACTCTGCTGCTGCTCTCAATGCCAAGGTTCTACCAGCAACCTCTCAAG CAGCAAGTTCTGTTAGTGTTTCTAATGGTCTTGCTGGACCAAGCACCAGTGTTTCCCCTGGTGCAGCCAAAGCAATGGCGCTCAAGCTTCCAACTAACCCACCCGACTCCCAAATGGATGGAGATACAGAGGGAGAGGAGAGTAAGGCCCGGAAAAGGCGGCGTCTCAGTCAAACCCTACCTAATGCCAAGCCAGTCCAGAAAATTATTGTGACAACGGCAACACCAACCCTTAACAAACCAAACATGAAAACAACCGGAACTTCTGTGAGTACCATGACCAAAGGGAACAAGCCAGGAACTGGTGTCATCATGAGACCCCCACCTAAGGTGTCGCTGCCTGCGTCGGCATCACAAGTCAAGCTTCTGACCAAGACTGTCGCTATCTCGCAAACAGTGTGCCAATCAAAAAGCATGCTCAACTACAAGACTGTGTCTGCGACAAGCCCTGCTGCCGTCAAGGTGCAAACGGTCATGAGTAACACTGCACCCAAAACCCAGGGAAAGGTGGGCATTACACCAGGTCCATCCCAAACAAAGACATTCATGGTTCCTAAAACTCATGTATCAACCAGCCCTGGTAAACCTGCAGTAGGGCTGACGCTACCCAAGACTGGCATTACCACTGCACAACTATTAGCCAAACAGAGAGGCAAGCAAGCAGCCCGTTTCAAGCCCCTCCCAGGAACTGTCAAATTCAAGTCTGTCACACCAGTTACCATGGGAACAGCATCTACTGTTACTATGGTTTCTCCTAGTCCTGGACCCCATGTCACTCCAG TGACAACACCATCTGCGGCGGCACCAGTCAGTAGCAACCAGCCGGTGGTAAAGATCATTCAGGTCCCTGGGTCTGCTGGTCTCTCCATCTCCAAACCAGTGGTTGTGATGACTGCCGGACCAAGCAAGCCTTCAGTACCTGGTGTGCTATCTACCAATGTCACATCTAAGTTTGGTCAGCCTGTGGTTCAGCCAGGG GTTTCTCTAAAAGTGGCTTCCAGCTTGACACCAGCAACAACTGCTGTACCTCCTCTTATTGCCCTGGCTACACAACCAACCAAGCCTGCTGCAACAGCGCCGCAGCTACCATCCACAGCACTCAAGACAGTTGTTGTGACAACTGCAGTTGTTGAAGGGAGCAAGAAGGTTGTTCTCACAGTGCCAGCCCCTGTGCTACCATTGCAAGGGAAACCTGCTGGTGGCGCACAGCTGCCTAGTGAGCCTATATGTCAAG GTCTAAGTAAAGTTGTCGTAACATTAGCAGCTTCTTCCCCTACCAAGATCCTGCCAGGCAAGTCCGAGACAGCACCTGTTGGTGCCAAGAAGGTGTATCCACCTCTGGAATGCACTGAGCCTAGCTCAGTACTTCAAGCTTCTATAACACCTAAACCAGCAACTGCTCCTACTACTACCACACAAGTGAGGTCCCGGCCACTGCCGACAATCCTTCCTGCCCCACCAAAGCACACTTCAAACCCACCTCTTACAACTATTACTACAGGAGGAACTCGTAGACTCACACAGATCCTTCCAGCTCCGTCTAAAGTCACCCTGCCAGCCTCAACTGTTGTGCTGCCAGTTAAAACTTTGTCATCGCCAGTTGTGACAACAGCAGTTGCTTCAGCTGCCTCATTGAAGCCTTCCAAGCCCATTGTGGTGACAACAGCAGTAGCAGCTCTTCCAACGCCTGAGACATCTGTGGCGGTGTCTATTCCAAATGCAGCTCCTCTGCTTATGCCACAGCCCAGTAAAGATGTACATCTGGTAAAAGAAACAGTAAAAGAGGTGAAGGGCAAATCACTTGAAGATGTGGCTAGAAGTGCAGTGCAAACACAGGTTGAAAGCCAAGGATCAAAAGCACAAAGTTCCACAGAGAAAAGAGGGGAGAAGACACTGTCAAAAGTGGGTAACATAGACGCAGTGTTATCTGAAGAAGATGGCATAGATTTGATGTGCTCAGAAACACTTGATACCCCAATCACACAAAATCAATCACCCCCCTTTCAGGAAGACCTCTTGATCAGTACAAAGCCTCCTTTTGAGCCAACTGCCTCTGTTGTTTCTACCACTGGTAGTAGGGTTTTGAATCAGAGGAGTGCCGCACATGGGGAAGACACCAAAGCATTTGCTAACCCATTAAATCACAACAAGAATCATTCCCCAAAGGTTATAGTGCAAACACTTTGTGACTCAGAATCTTCCAAACACCCTTTAGCACAATGTTCAGCAGACAGCCTTCAAAATTCTGATGAAGAGACTTTCAAGGATAATAAAGATTTAAATGAAGGATCTAAATTGGAAGAAAACATTGGCATCTCGGGAGAAATAAAGAATGATTTAACTGAGGATACAGATAATGCTCCAGACCTCTCAGTTGTAAGTTCATTTTTGCAATCCTTTGGCACGGAACAATTTCAAAAGGTTACAACACCTGAAACAGAAAAACAAGGTAATAACCCAAATATCAGCACATTTGGATTCCATAACTTATTTGAGGAGAATGATGCAGCTGTAAAGGATGATAACATTCTGGAGATGAACAGAGAGTCACAAGAAAGTCTGGAGTCACAGGAAAGTCTAAGGATAACCAGCTCAAGTAGTTCTGAGCTGGGAGATATACCCTTTGCACTAGATCCAAACACCTCTAGCAGTGAACACAGCTTAGAAGCTTCTCAAGAACTTCATACACAAGCGGCAGATACTTTGGAAGTCAATGTTGCAGATGATGAGTTGACTGAGAGGGAGCGGCTTGCCCTTGAGGCGATAGCCAATGTCAGGACAAGTGGAAGAAAGCGGAAGGCGCCCATGCCACTAAATGTTTCGCCACCCAGACAGAGCTCTGGTTGGGTGCGGGGGGCGTTAAG TCTCCTACAGAAGGTGTGTGGATACCGGGGCATTGGCAGGAGAAAAGGAGATGTTAGTGCAGCATCATGGTTCCTCAGACCAG TTGACCCCAATGATGCGCCAGGGTACTACAAAGTTATACGGACACCAATGGACTTTGGGACCGTCAAGCACAAGCTAGAG TCGGGCATGTATGACGACTATAGTGCTTTCCATGATGATATGATGCTGGTGAAGAACAACTGTTTCTGCTACAACCCTCAAGGACATGATGTCAGAAAC GACTGTGATGAGGTGTTCAGATTTTATGAGATTGAGTATGCCAAGATGTTGGAGAGATGGGAAAAG TGCCATGTATCACCAGCCAAGAAGCCACGCCCACTAACCAAGCAACAAGATATTGCTGGCACGAGCTTGTAG
- the LOC5517241 gene encoding dnaJ homolog subfamily C member 21, protein MRRCHYEVLGVERDVDDSALKKTYRKLALKWHPDKNLDNAEESTRVFREIQQAYDVLSDPQERAFYDKHREQILRGGDDYVDNSLNLMKYFSSSVYAGFGDDDKEFYGIYSWVFKTITEEDAEFVDNKEEFLKEVPEFGKSDCIYEEGVEQFYAYWQSYFTKKSYVWHDKYDIREAPNRRVLRLMEKDNKKLRDAAKKERNEEVRALVKFVKKRDKRVKVYMERLKEKEEERKRQVEQLKLEAKKEREKMFQEYQEQEWASLADLERDLDEMDNHLDSEFGRVDDVTGSQSDEEDVEQFYCVACDKSFKSTKALANHEKSRKHKENVALIKEELAKMDLGDEDTTGDVEEVISNADDAQYVEQSYFKDRQNSIDKRDPQGNPDKSDQDNDFVSVGELELQDSLDLNELRIKTTKKYKVKEKQRRKLSGLTELDESALNDSGDSIEGGRSRSNSRLCRQDSIEDVVNDKDKGKDTMKGNAENEDGFVEVTAEDLVAGESADANGLQDGLVTMESKQNEDDKPLGRDHVCNVCHAGFGTRNKLFQHIKEQGHALRADSEDTNKKGKKKKGKKKR, encoded by the coding sequence ATGAGGCGATGCCATTACGAAGTTCTCGGTGTGGAAAGGGATGTCGACGACTCTGCTTTGAAGAAGACTTATCGAAAACTTGCACTCAAATGGCACCCAGACAAAAACTTGGACAACGCGGAAGAAAGCACAAGAGTTTTCAGAGAAATCCAGCAAGCCTATGATGTTTTATCGGACCCTCAAGAACGAGCTTTCTACGATAAACACAGGGAGCAAATACTTCGTGGTGGAGACGACTATGTAGATAACAGTTTAAATCTCATGAAATATTTCAGCTCCTCTGTGTACGCTGGCTTTGGTGATGACGATAAAGAATTTTATGGTATTTATTCATGGGTTTTTAAGACTATAACCGAGGAGGACGCAGAGTTTGTCGATAATAAGGAAGAGTTCTTAAAAGAAGTACCCGAGTTTGGTAAGAGTGATTGTATTTACGAAGAAGGGGTCGAACAGTTCTATGCGTACTGGCAGAGTTATTTTACTAAGAAGAGCTACGTTTGGCATGATAAATACGACATCCGCGAAGCCCCAAACAGACGAGTGCTTAGATTGATggaaaaagacaacaaaaagctACGAGACGCGGCAAAGAAAGAACGGAACGAGGAGGTTCGAGCACTGGTGAAATTCGTGAAGAAGAGAGATAAACGAGTTAAGGTATACATGGAGAGATTGAAGGAGAAGGAAGAGGAGCGCAAGAGGCAGGTCGAGCAGCTCAAACTTGAGGCAAAGAAAGAGCGGGAGAAAATGTTTCAGGAGTACCAAGAACAGGAATGGGCCTCGCTAGCCGATCTGGAGAGGGACTTGGACGAGATGGATAACCATCTTGATAGTGAGTTCGGTCGCGTCGATGACGTCACCggaagccaatcagatgaggAGGATGTGGAACAGTTCTACTGTGTAGCATGTGACAAGTCATTTAAATCCACCAAGGCACTGGCTAACCACGAGAAATCGCGAAAACACAAAGAGAACGTAGCGCTGATCAAGGAGGAGCTCGCGAAGATGGACCTTGGAGACGAAGACACAACTGGCGATGTTGAAGAAGTCATATCCAATGCTGATGACGCACAATATGTGGAACAGAGCTACTTTAAGGACAGGCAAAATAGCATCGATAAACGAGACCCTCAGGGGAACCCGGACAAGTCAGACCAAGACAATGATTTTGTGAGTGTCGGGGAGCTTGAACTTCAGGACTCTTTGGATTTGAACGAGTTGAGAATAAAGACGACGAAAAAGTACAAAGTTAAAGAGAAGCAGAGACGGAAGCTCTCTGGTCTGACAGAGTTGGACGAAAGCGCGCTTAATGATAGTGGAGACAGCATAGAAGGGGGCCGTAGCCGTAGCAATAGCAGGTTATGCAGGCAAGACAGCATAGAAGACGTAGTTAATGACAAGGATAAAGGCAAGGATACAATGAAGGGTAATGCGGAAAACGAGGACGGATTCGTGGAGGTTACTGCCGAGGACTTGGTAGCGGGTGAATCTGCTGACGCGAATGGCTTGCAAGACGGTCTTGTTACGATGGAGTCAAAACAAAACGAAGACGATAAGCCCCTGGGACGGGATCACGTTTGTAATGTGTGCCATGCCGGCTTTGGCACTAGAAACAAGCTCTTCCAGCACATTAAAGAACAAGGCCACGCACTCAGAGCCGACAGCGAAGATACCAATAAAAAgggcaagaaaaagaaaggaaaaaagaagCGATAA